A genomic stretch from Vibrio cortegadensis includes:
- a CDS encoding M48 family metallopeptidase, whose amino-acid sequence MATLFKASVLVALMGLTACSASPTGRNQLLLFSDQDMSKLGANSFEQMKKEQPISADKKVNAYVQCVANSITQYVPKQPGVTEWEVVVFDSDQVNAFALPGGKIGVYTGLLNVAKNQDQLATVIGHEVAHVLADHSNERLSQSQLANAGLQLTSAALGASEYKQYQKITMSALGLGVQYGVVLPYGRTQESEADIVGLEFMAKAGFDPIQSIDLWKNMAKASGGSQPPELLSTHPSHSTRIKDLQVKISQLPNYGTPHPNCS is encoded by the coding sequence ATGGCAACATTGTTTAAAGCTTCTGTTTTAGTCGCTCTTATGGGGCTTACAGCTTGTAGCGCCTCTCCTACGGGACGAAATCAACTTCTACTTTTTTCTGATCAAGATATGTCGAAACTCGGAGCAAATTCTTTCGAGCAGATGAAAAAAGAACAGCCGATCAGTGCAGACAAAAAGGTAAATGCTTACGTACAGTGTGTAGCGAATAGTATCACTCAATATGTCCCTAAACAGCCAGGGGTCACTGAATGGGAAGTGGTGGTGTTTGATAGCGATCAAGTCAATGCTTTTGCTCTCCCCGGTGGAAAGATAGGTGTATACACTGGGCTATTGAACGTCGCTAAGAATCAAGATCAGCTTGCGACCGTTATTGGACATGAAGTTGCGCATGTATTGGCAGACCACAGTAACGAGCGTTTATCCCAATCTCAGTTGGCGAATGCGGGGTTGCAACTCACGAGTGCCGCGCTCGGTGCGTCTGAGTATAAACAGTACCAAAAAATCACCATGTCAGCGCTCGGCTTAGGTGTTCAATATGGTGTTGTTTTACCTTATGGCAGAACACAAGAATCTGAAGCCGACATTGTAGGGTTAGAGTTCATGGCGAAAGCTGGTTTTGATCCAATACAGAGCATAGATTTGTGGAAAAACATGGCGAAAGCATCGGGAGGGAGTCAACCACCTGAATTGCTATCTACCCACCCTTCTCACAGTACAAGAATAAAAGATTTGCAGGTGAAAATCTCTCAACTGCCAAATTATGGTACACCGCACCCCAACTGCTCATAA
- a CDS encoding O-acetylhomoserine aminocarboxypropyltransferase/cysteine synthase family protein, with product MKDETLSIHHGYESDPTTKSVAVPVYQTVAYEFDSAQHGADLFNLEVPGNIYTRIMNPTNDVLEKRMAALEGGIAGLAVSAGSAAINYAIQTLTRAGDNIVSTPQLYGGTYTLFAHMLPSQGVEVRFAKDDQAESIAELIDENTKAVYCESIGNPAGNIIDLQAIADVAHAQGVPVVVDNTVATPVLCKPIEFGADIVVHSLTKYVGGHGTTLGGMIVDSGKFPWAEHKERFPVFNQPEPSYHGVVYAEAFGEAAFIGRARTVPLRNTGAALSPMNAFMLLQGLETLSLRMERHTENALKVANYLQQHEKVSWVSYAGLEDSDHHHLAQKYMKGKPSAILSFGLKDGYEAGVRFYDALQIFKRLVNIGDAKSLACHPASTTHRQMSEQEQKEAGVKPEMIRLSVGIEHIDDIIADLEQALSA from the coding sequence ATGAAAGACGAAACACTCTCGATCCACCATGGTTATGAAAGCGATCCAACCACCAAATCTGTAGCTGTTCCTGTTTATCAAACCGTCGCTTATGAATTTGATAGTGCACAACATGGTGCTGATCTGTTTAATTTGGAAGTTCCAGGGAATATTTATACTCGCATCATGAACCCGACTAATGACGTGCTTGAAAAGCGTATGGCAGCATTAGAAGGCGGCATCGCAGGTTTGGCGGTGAGTGCGGGAAGTGCCGCAATTAACTACGCTATTCAAACGTTAACGAGAGCTGGGGATAACATTGTTTCTACACCGCAACTTTACGGTGGTACTTACACGTTGTTCGCGCACATGCTACCAAGCCAAGGTGTAGAAGTTCGCTTTGCAAAAGATGACCAAGCGGAAAGCATCGCAGAACTAATAGATGAGAATACTAAAGCCGTATATTGCGAATCAATTGGTAACCCTGCTGGTAATATTATTGATCTACAAGCTATTGCTGATGTTGCCCACGCTCAAGGAGTACCCGTTGTCGTTGATAATACGGTCGCAACTCCTGTGCTTTGTAAACCAATAGAATTCGGTGCTGATATTGTCGTTCACTCCCTGACCAAATACGTTGGTGGCCACGGTACAACGCTTGGCGGCATGATTGTCGATTCCGGTAAATTCCCTTGGGCGGAACACAAAGAACGCTTCCCCGTCTTTAACCAACCAGAGCCGTCTTATCACGGTGTAGTTTATGCCGAAGCATTTGGCGAAGCTGCATTTATCGGGCGAGCTCGTACCGTGCCTTTGAGAAATACAGGTGCCGCACTCTCTCCAATGAATGCGTTCATGTTACTTCAAGGGCTTGAAACGCTCTCTTTGAGAATGGAACGCCACACAGAGAACGCATTGAAGGTTGCGAATTACTTACAACAGCATGAGAAAGTGAGTTGGGTAAGTTATGCAGGTTTAGAAGACTCAGACCATCATCATCTTGCTCAAAAATACATGAAGGGCAAACCTTCTGCCATTCTATCCTTCGGGCTGAAAGATGGTTATGAAGCAGGGGTTCGTTTCTATGATGCACTACAAATATTCAAACGCTTGGTGAATATCGGGGATGCAAAATCGTTAGCGTGCCACCCAGCCTCAACCACCCACAGACAAATGAGTGAACAAGAGCAAAAAGAGGCGGGCGTGAAACCTGAAATGATTCGTTTATCTGTCGGTATCGAGCACATCGACGATATTATTGCAGACTTAGAACAAGCGTTAAGTGCTTAA
- a CDS encoding LysR family transcriptional regulator gives MNKPYRYFLMVAREGNIKAASEKLHISQPSLTAAIKKLELDIGVDLFIRRSKGVELTNYGRLFQEHVQEQQEKHAHLMHKFTDMQQRHFGKIKLGTGEAWWERFVRSSVKTYQDQSPGCAFHLEFGNNLSLIHHLVQGDIDLFVGHEVNGLHERCRVNFQPLFQEKEALYVRKGHPLLSCNLSVTELIERQKDFPLLRVTPDHARHHSVLADHLAQHQMIRKDGQDNRLIYDVDAVPASIDMLNMTDAVMPYSSEMQRWMESKGIETLLVNEDQIGNVGIYTKQGHDDEKISLLIDLIKQDSLERGEG, from the coding sequence ATGAACAAGCCCTACCGCTATTTTTTGATGGTGGCACGTGAAGGAAACATTAAAGCGGCATCGGAAAAATTGCATATAAGCCAACCTTCACTTACTGCTGCAATTAAAAAGCTAGAATTAGATATCGGCGTTGATTTGTTCATTCGACGCTCAAAAGGGGTGGAGTTAACTAATTATGGCCGTTTATTTCAGGAGCATGTGCAAGAGCAGCAAGAGAAGCACGCTCACTTGATGCATAAGTTCACCGATATGCAGCAGCGCCATTTTGGTAAAATCAAATTAGGTACAGGTGAAGCTTGGTGGGAGCGCTTTGTTCGATCTTCAGTTAAAACGTATCAAGATCAATCTCCGGGATGTGCTTTTCATCTTGAATTTGGTAATAACCTTTCGCTGATTCATCATCTTGTTCAAGGTGATATTGATCTTTTTGTTGGTCATGAAGTGAATGGGTTGCATGAACGTTGCCGGGTTAATTTCCAACCTTTATTTCAGGAAAAAGAGGCGTTATATGTGCGCAAAGGGCATCCACTCCTCAGCTGTAATTTGAGTGTTACAGAACTTATTGAACGCCAGAAAGATTTTCCGCTTTTACGGGTTACTCCAGATCATGCGAGACACCATTCAGTACTGGCGGACCATTTAGCTCAGCACCAAATGATTCGTAAAGATGGTCAAGATAACCGATTAATTTACGATGTGGATGCAGTTCCTGCCAGCATTGATATGCTTAACATGACGGACGCTGTGATGCCTTACAGCAGTGAAATGCAACGTTGGATGGAGAGTAAAGGGATCGAAACGTTACTGGTCAATGAAGATCAAATCGGCAATGTCGGAATTTATACGAAACAGGGGCATGATGATGAGAAAATTAGCCTTCTTATTGACTTAATAAAGCAAGATAGCTTGGAGAGAGGTGAAGGATGA
- a CDS encoding DNA-J related domain-containing protein has product MQENQEIKATFQTYMENPLLWPMLEELKKQPSGWKVHTLASHLSELGYIPILDDSPEKDLFKKNFLIMNALYQLQETLYPDNWLQVEAMSIELMSGTQSHLHEIDLNDPLRDYYTHWINYEANEGEVKRLLNEFWTRYRQSVGSTNGSDMDREKALRLFELSHDSTQIQIRKKWRRLALKWHPDREHGNAERFRVLCEAWNILRH; this is encoded by the coding sequence ATGCAAGAAAACCAAGAGATCAAAGCCACGTTTCAAACCTATATGGAAAACCCTCTGTTATGGCCCATGCTTGAAGAGCTAAAAAAACAGCCTTCGGGATGGAAAGTACATACGTTAGCATCTCACCTGAGTGAACTTGGTTACATTCCCATTCTCGATGACAGTCCTGAGAAGGATTTGTTTAAAAAAAACTTTTTAATCATGAATGCACTATATCAACTTCAGGAGACGCTCTACCCAGACAACTGGTTGCAAGTTGAAGCGATGAGTATTGAGTTGATGTCCGGTACGCAGTCACATTTACATGAGATTGATCTTAATGATCCTCTACGAGATTACTATACGCATTGGATAAACTATGAGGCTAACGAGGGAGAAGTGAAGCGGTTACTGAATGAGTTTTGGACTCGTTACCGCCAATCTGTCGGGAGTACTAACGGCTCAGATATGGACAGAGAAAAAGCGCTGCGCCTGTTTGAACTTTCACATGACTCTACTCAAATTCAAATTCGTAAAAAATGGCGTCGTCTTGCGTTGAAGTGGCATCCCGATAGAGAACACGGCAATGCTGAAAGGTTCAGGGTATTGTGTGAGGCATGGAATATATTACGTCACTAG
- a CDS encoding glycoside hydrolase family 13 protein has product MDKRWWHDAVVYQIYPRSFCDSNNDGIGDLPGIISKLDYLQNLGINVLWLSPVYRSPMDDNGYDISDYQAIAEEFGTMDDMKKLLDEAKNRDIKVVMDLVVNHTSDEHPWFTEAKKSKDNPYRDYYIWRDAKADGSTPDDQGSIFGGSAWEWDEATQQYYFHLFSKRQPDLNWENPKVQQEVHNMMNWWIDQGIGGFRLDVIDLIGKEIDKGITGNGPRLHPLLQEMNQQTFGDKDLLTVGETWGATPEIAKMYSAPEREELSMVFQFEHITLTWKDGEKWSPIDLDLKEFKQVLTKWQVELSDQGWNSLFWNNHDLPRVVSKYGNDKEFRVESAKMLATTLHFLKGTPYIYQGEEIGMTNVAFETLEQYKDIETLNFYKVKTESGVSHEAMMDAIHENSRDNARTPMHWSNADNAGFTQGTPWIELNPNYPEINVENALNDSDSIFYHYQKLIQIRKAHPVIVYGEFTPIYEDHDKVFAYLRKDENETLFVISNFSDQQINLDLPAELSNRDVSCLIYNYEETSRLNDTVSLQPYESLAFKML; this is encoded by the coding sequence ATGGACAAAAGATGGTGGCATGACGCCGTTGTTTATCAAATTTATCCACGCAGCTTTTGCGATTCTAACAACGATGGAATTGGTGATTTACCAGGCATCATCAGTAAACTCGATTATCTACAAAACCTTGGTATCAATGTTCTGTGGTTATCTCCTGTCTACCGTTCACCGATGGACGACAATGGTTATGATATTTCTGATTATCAAGCCATCGCCGAAGAATTCGGTACTATGGATGACATGAAAAAATTACTTGATGAAGCGAAAAATCGTGATATCAAAGTCGTTATGGATCTCGTGGTTAATCATACTTCAGATGAACATCCTTGGTTCACTGAAGCGAAGAAGTCAAAAGACAACCCATACCGTGATTACTATATCTGGCGAGATGCAAAAGCAGATGGAAGCACACCAGATGACCAAGGTTCTATTTTCGGCGGAAGTGCATGGGAATGGGACGAAGCAACACAGCAATATTACTTCCATCTATTCTCTAAACGTCAGCCTGATCTCAATTGGGAGAACCCAAAAGTTCAGCAAGAAGTTCATAACATGATGAATTGGTGGATAGACCAAGGTATCGGCGGTTTCCGCCTAGATGTTATCGACTTAATTGGCAAAGAGATCGATAAAGGCATCACTGGCAATGGCCCACGTTTGCACCCACTGCTTCAAGAAATGAATCAACAGACTTTTGGTGATAAAGACCTGCTCACGGTCGGTGAAACTTGGGGAGCAACTCCCGAAATTGCCAAAATGTACAGTGCGCCAGAGCGAGAAGAACTCTCTATGGTGTTCCAATTTGAACATATTACCCTGACTTGGAAAGATGGCGAAAAATGGTCTCCAATTGATTTGGACTTGAAAGAGTTCAAGCAAGTATTAACCAAATGGCAAGTAGAGTTATCCGATCAAGGTTGGAACTCTCTATTTTGGAACAACCATGATCTGCCTCGGGTGGTCTCTAAATACGGGAACGACAAAGAGTTCCGAGTGGAGTCAGCAAAAATGCTCGCAACCACTCTGCACTTTTTAAAAGGCACACCTTACATTTATCAAGGTGAAGAGATCGGCATGACCAACGTAGCGTTTGAGACTCTTGAGCAATATAAAGACATCGAAACGCTTAATTTCTATAAAGTGAAAACTGAATCCGGCGTGTCGCATGAAGCGATGATGGACGCAATTCATGAAAACAGTCGTGACAACGCACGAACGCCAATGCATTGGTCTAATGCGGATAACGCCGGCTTTACTCAAGGAACGCCTTGGATCGAGCTGAACCCGAATTACCCTGAGATTAATGTCGAGAATGCACTGAATGATAGCGACTCAATTTTCTATCACTACCAAAAATTGATTCAAATTCGTAAAGCGCATCCTGTAATTGTCTATGGCGAGTTTACGCCAATATATGAAGATCATGACAAAGTGTTCGCTTATCTTCGTAAAGATGAAAACGAGACTCTGTTTGTCATCAGCAACTTTAGTGATCAGCAAATTAATCTCGACCTGCCAGCAGAACTGAGTAATCGAGACGTTAGCTGTCTGATTTATAATTATGAAGAGACAAGCCGACTAAACGATACAGTGTCACTTCAACCATATGAGTCTCTGGCATTTAAAATGCTATAA
- the cutA gene encoding divalent-cation tolerance protein CutA, with protein sequence MNAQEFCIVLTTTNQEAETNQIIESLLSHQLAACIQTMPIQSHYVWQGEVCSDNETLLIIKTKASLYKQVESMINDLHNYDVPQVVQVSIENGSNPYLAWLDETTK encoded by the coding sequence ATGAACGCACAGGAATTTTGTATCGTGCTAACAACAACTAATCAAGAGGCGGAAACGAATCAAATAATTGAATCATTGCTCAGCCATCAACTTGCCGCTTGTATCCAGACCATGCCAATTCAAAGCCATTACGTATGGCAAGGGGAGGTATGTTCCGATAATGAGACGCTTCTTATCATTAAAACTAAAGCGTCTCTTTATAAACAAGTTGAGTCCATGATCAATGACTTACACAATTATGATGTTCCTCAGGTTGTGCAAGTCTCAATTGAAAATGGCTCGAATCCATATCTCGCTTGGTTGGATGAAACGACAAAATAG
- a CDS encoding hotdog fold thioesterase, protein MSIWKKPIDLERLNATSKNTLIEHLNIIYTDYTDNSLSASMPVCSFTHQPLGMLHGGASVVLAETLGSLAANFCVGDDAYCVGLDINANHVRSMREGHVIGTATPIHLGVSTQVWQINITDERERLVCTSRLTIAVKKIRNEAKKLRN, encoded by the coding sequence ATGAGCATTTGGAAGAAACCCATCGATCTAGAACGGTTAAATGCAACGTCAAAAAATACCTTGATAGAGCATCTCAATATTATTTATACCGATTATACGGATAACAGCCTAAGTGCCTCGATGCCAGTTTGTTCTTTTACACACCAGCCATTAGGGATGTTACATGGTGGTGCATCGGTGGTGCTTGCTGAGACATTGGGTTCTCTCGCCGCGAACTTCTGCGTGGGTGATGATGCTTATTGCGTGGGGCTTGATATCAATGCTAATCATGTTCGTTCTATGAGAGAAGGTCATGTGATTGGTACTGCTACCCCGATTCACCTCGGAGTTTCAACGCAGGTATGGCAAATCAATATTACTGATGAGCGTGAACGATTAGTTTGTACGAGTCGCTTAACCATTGCAGTAAAGAAAATTCGAAACGAAGCTAAGAAATTAAGAAATTAA
- a CDS encoding DUF3389 domain-containing protein — MVIEFKSGKIIVTAHELVVRVIGEHMLTMQAQTDAVQLIGRGANVISVNGAECKWSIKLDNVEQLEQLSAEMGVAIQ, encoded by the coding sequence ATGGTTATAGAATTTAAAAGCGGAAAAATTATTGTGACCGCGCATGAGTTGGTTGTGCGTGTTATTGGTGAGCATATGCTGACGATGCAAGCTCAAACAGATGCTGTTCAGCTCATTGGCCGAGGTGCAAATGTTATTTCAGTTAACGGGGCTGAGTGTAAATGGTCAATTAAACTCGATAATGTAGAGCAACTGGAGCAACTCTCGGCAGAAATGGGGGTAGCAATACAATAA
- a CDS encoding isopenicillin N synthase family dioxygenase → MKLETVDYLADDAAEQFVKSLRETGFGVLKNHPIPKELVESIYENWQTFFNSEEKNNFTFNPATQDGYFPPSVSEVAKGHTVKDIKEYFHVYPWGQIPEQLKEQILDYYARANAFAEELLGWVEAHAPKEVQEKFSIALSEMINGSDKTLLRILHYPPMTGDEEPGAIRAAAHEDINLLTVLPASNEPGLQVKTQENEWLDVPCDFGNLIINIGDMLQEASGGYFPSTTHRVINPSGERQEHSRISLPLFLHPKPEVVLSERYTADSYLMERLRELGVI, encoded by the coding sequence ATGAAATTGGAAACCGTTGATTACCTTGCTGATGATGCAGCAGAGCAATTTGTCAAATCACTACGTGAAACTGGATTTGGTGTACTGAAAAATCACCCGATCCCGAAAGAACTTGTTGAGTCAATTTATGAGAATTGGCAAACGTTCTTTAATTCAGAAGAAAAAAATAACTTTACCTTTAACCCTGCAACACAAGACGGCTACTTTCCACCGTCAGTATCTGAAGTGGCAAAGGGCCATACCGTTAAAGATATCAAAGAGTATTTCCATGTTTATCCGTGGGGACAAATACCGGAACAGCTAAAAGAGCAAATTTTAGATTACTACGCTCGTGCTAACGCGTTTGCGGAAGAGTTACTTGGCTGGGTAGAAGCTCATGCACCCAAAGAAGTACAAGAGAAGTTTTCCATTGCGCTTTCTGAAATGATCAATGGCAGTGATAAAACGTTGCTGCGTATTCTTCACTACCCACCAATGACAGGTGATGAAGAACCTGGTGCAATTCGCGCTGCCGCTCATGAAGACATCAATTTATTAACGGTACTTCCTGCGTCAAATGAACCTGGCCTGCAAGTAAAAACCCAAGAGAATGAATGGCTTGATGTGCCGTGTGATTTCGGTAATTTGATCATTAACATTGGTGATATGCTGCAAGAAGCATCGGGTGGTTACTTCCCATCCACCACTCACCGTGTGATTAACCCATCAGGTGAACGCCAAGAGCATTCTCGTATTTCATTACCACTTTTCTTGCATCCTAAACCTGAAGTGGTTTTGTCTGAGCGTTACACGGCAGACAGTTATTTAATGGAACGCTTACGTGAATTAGGCGTGATTTAA
- a CDS encoding DUF2238 domain-containing protein — protein MPTQSILKNKALYYLTVIYSVIFIFSAYSPHSRAVWFAEIIPALGILGVIFWASTKLTFSRTAYFLMFIWLGLHTIGAKYTFSEVPFDWFNQLIGSERNNFDRIAHFSIGFYAYPIAEYLIRKKLCQPILAGLFGLFAMMAVAAGYEIIEWWYAALAGGEEGIAFLGSQGDIWDAQKDMLCDTSGALLSLILMVIQRRMATKPLSS, from the coding sequence ATGCCCACACAATCCATTCTAAAAAATAAAGCACTTTACTATCTAACGGTTATCTATTCGGTAATATTTATTTTTTCGGCCTATTCACCCCATTCACGAGCGGTTTGGTTCGCTGAAATCATCCCGGCTTTGGGTATTCTCGGGGTAATTTTCTGGGCATCTACTAAGCTTACTTTTAGCCGAACCGCTTATTTTTTGATGTTTATTTGGCTTGGACTGCATACAATCGGGGCAAAATATACCTTTTCCGAAGTGCCATTCGATTGGTTTAACCAACTTATCGGCTCCGAAAGAAACAACTTCGATCGTATCGCTCACTTCTCAATTGGTTTTTATGCCTACCCAATTGCTGAATATTTGATTAGAAAAAAACTATGCCAACCTATATTAGCGGGGTTATTTGGTCTGTTTGCCATGATGGCAGTGGCAGCTGGATATGAAATTATTGAATGGTGGTATGCGGCACTTGCTGGTGGAGAAGAAGGTATTGCATTTTTGGGTTCTCAAGGCGATATCTGGGACGCACAAAAGGATATGTTGTGTGATACATCCGGCGCTCTATTATCACTAATATTAATGGTGATACAACGCCGAATGGCAACCAAACCGCTATCATCGTAA
- a CDS encoding SgrR family transcriptional regulator, which translates to MSSPRLRVQFETLFEHYNGQDVGIQLEDVTDVLCCTRRNARIVLNKLAEEGWIEWHPAAGRGKLSQLLFKRNRNDVSLNLARRYLEDGKIGQALNVLDSDAGKLTQVIQSYLGVQHQEGQQVIRLPYYRSLSMLNPLKSMRRSEQHISRQVFSGLTRLDEFENVQADLSHTWQSLSPTHWRFYIRPGVRFHNGDPLLVEHVVESIWALRFINLFSHIDTVSSPSNWVVDIHLQKPDHHLPLLLSESEAKILLPESIRDDDFDLLPIGTGPYKVEKNTEKRLILSAFDGYFGFRPLVDQVEVWVIEEAYSSMVFPSLAHPIKSQRGDFSGDVELDPGCTYLLLNRKDGAARSPEWADYLSCKLNTLQVFKQLPEDKITELGILPAHGLKPGWYHHGLDQRQVTPPEPRNLTIAYHAQHPVFPSMAKAIEKILKEDGISIEFITYDLTVPDTKLVDIWIKPMGIGTSRDDALAGWLLNYSDIEFLSKADDFNRWSSLIDTWRADKTTLFPAKELGKQLIESRQIIPMFHCWLGVSQDHCGSLQNAKCNALGWFDFSQVWVKPEIDNSTV; encoded by the coding sequence ATGAGCAGCCCAAGACTCCGTGTCCAATTTGAAACGTTATTTGAACACTACAATGGTCAAGATGTTGGCATCCAGCTAGAGGATGTGACCGACGTTCTATGCTGTACTCGGCGTAACGCCCGTATCGTACTCAATAAACTAGCCGAAGAGGGCTGGATCGAATGGCACCCGGCAGCAGGGCGAGGAAAACTTTCTCAGCTGCTATTTAAGCGTAACCGAAATGATGTCAGTTTAAATTTAGCTCGGCGCTATTTAGAAGATGGAAAAATAGGCCAAGCATTAAACGTCCTAGATAGTGATGCTGGTAAGCTGACTCAAGTCATACAGAGCTATCTTGGTGTGCAGCATCAAGAAGGGCAGCAAGTTATACGACTTCCGTATTATCGCTCTCTTTCTATGTTGAACCCTCTAAAATCAATGCGTCGCTCAGAGCAACACATTTCACGTCAGGTTTTCAGTGGCTTGACTCGTTTAGATGAGTTTGAAAATGTTCAAGCTGATCTTTCCCACACTTGGCAATCACTCTCTCCGACGCATTGGCGTTTTTATATTCGCCCTGGTGTCCGTTTTCATAATGGTGATCCACTGCTGGTGGAGCATGTCGTAGAAAGCATTTGGGCACTACGGTTTATCAATCTCTTTTCTCATATCGATACCGTGTCATCGCCATCAAATTGGGTGGTGGATATTCACCTACAAAAACCCGATCATCACCTGCCTCTGCTGTTAAGTGAATCCGAAGCGAAAATACTGCTTCCTGAATCGATTAGAGATGATGACTTCGATCTCTTACCTATTGGGACAGGACCTTACAAAGTGGAAAAAAACACGGAAAAGCGTTTGATCTTAAGTGCTTTTGATGGCTATTTTGGATTTAGACCGCTGGTGGACCAAGTTGAGGTATGGGTAATTGAAGAGGCCTATTCATCTATGGTATTTCCGAGTTTAGCACACCCGATCAAGTCACAACGTGGTGATTTTTCAGGAGATGTTGAGTTAGACCCAGGGTGTACTTATCTTCTATTAAATCGTAAGGATGGGGCTGCTCGTTCGCCTGAATGGGCTGATTACCTAAGTTGCAAATTAAATACGTTGCAAGTCTTTAAACAATTACCAGAAGACAAAATAACAGAACTTGGCATTTTACCCGCACATGGATTAAAACCGGGTTGGTACCATCATGGATTAGATCAGCGACAAGTGACACCACCAGAGCCAAGAAACCTTACTATTGCTTACCATGCTCAGCATCCAGTTTTCCCTAGCATGGCAAAGGCAATCGAAAAAATCCTTAAAGAAGATGGGATTTCAATAGAATTTATTACTTATGACCTAACCGTTCCAGATACAAAGTTGGTTGATATATGGATCAAACCAATGGGAATTGGCACCAGTCGTGATGATGCATTAGCCGGATGGTTGCTCAATTACAGTGATATTGAATTTTTAAGTAAAGCGGATGACTTCAATCGTTGGAGTTCACTGATTGATACTTGGCGCGCGGATAAGACAACGCTTTTCCCTGCAAAAGAACTCGGAAAGCAACTGATTGAAAGTAGACAGATAATCCCAATGTTCCATTGTTGGTTGGGTGTAAGCCAAGATCATTGTGGATCTCTACAGAATGCTAAATGTAATGCGTTAGGTTGGTTTGACTTTAGCCAGGTTTGGGTTAAACCAGAGATAGACAACTCAACTGTTTGA